The Labilithrix sp. genome contains a region encoding:
- a CDS encoding TIGR03118 family protein — translation MKTIAAGLALFVVACVSEAPEDVAASYEAISTYASTPRAAIHVTRLDDAEPLDADADAHATADARATAEGDARASRARLAGRVYTADFASGRIDVGGAPIAGSFVDPALPKGYAPFNVAALDGTLYVAYGTTNELGGGIVDAFDADGRFLARVAQGGSLDAPHALALAPASWGRFAGALLVGNHGDGAVHLFDPRSGRELGLVADAAGPIAIAHLWTLRVEGGAVRFESDVASGTLVPTR, via the coding sequence ATGAAGACGATCGCCGCCGGTCTCGCGCTCTTCGTCGTCGCGTGCGTCAGCGAGGCGCCCGAGGACGTCGCCGCTTCGTACGAGGCGATCTCCACCTACGCGAGCACGCCGCGCGCGGCGATCCACGTCACGCGGCTCGACGACGCGGAGCCGCTCGACGCCGACGCCGACGCGCACGCGACCGCCGACGCGCGCGCGACGGCCGAGGGCGATGCGCGTGCGAGTCGCGCGCGGCTCGCGGGCCGGGTGTATACCGCCGACTTCGCGAGCGGGCGCATCGACGTCGGCGGCGCGCCGATCGCGGGCTCCTTCGTCGATCCAGCGCTGCCGAAGGGCTACGCGCCGTTCAACGTCGCCGCGCTCGACGGCACGCTCTACGTCGCGTACGGCACGACGAACGAGCTCGGCGGCGGCATCGTCGACGCGTTCGACGCGGACGGACGCTTCCTCGCGCGCGTCGCGCAGGGCGGCTCGCTCGACGCGCCGCACGCGCTCGCGCTCGCCCCCGCGTCGTGGGGACGCTTCGCCGGCGCCCTCCTCGTCGGCAACCACGGCGACGGCGCGGTCCACCTCTTCGATCCGCGGAGCGGCAGGGAGCTCGGCCTCGTCGCCGACGCCGCCGGCCCGATCGCGATCGCACACCTGTGGACGTTGCGCGTCGAAGGCGGCGCGGTGCGCTTCGAGAGCGACGTCGCGTCGGGGACGCTCGTGCCCACGCGCTGA